Proteins encoded in a region of the Saccharothrix ecbatanensis genome:
- a CDS encoding LacI family DNA-binding transcriptional regulator, protein MRRATLATIAAAAGVSLPTVSKVLNGKDDVGAETRARVRQLLAEYDYVPVGSRRASGHLLVDLVFTALDSPWAVEIIRGVVDTGLHVVVSSTDKPRQHTSWAASLVEARRAGALLVTSQLTAADRRVLANSRIPVVVIDPVDLPQPNVPSVGATNWAGGLSATEHLLRLGHRRVGVIGGPAGMLCSRARVDGYRAALDRAGIAFNPELVKHGDFKHEGGFRRAAELLALPDRPTAIFAGNDEQALGVIEAARIIGLSVPHDLSVVGFDDLPVAVWSSPALTTVRQPLTEMGRHAGRMLADLIAGRPVETERVELATELVVRSSTKEPPC, encoded by the coding sequence ATGCGTCGAGCCACGTTGGCCACGATTGCCGCAGCAGCGGGGGTGTCTCTCCCGACGGTGTCCAAAGTCCTGAACGGGAAGGACGACGTCGGCGCGGAGACACGGGCTCGTGTGCGGCAGTTGCTCGCCGAGTACGACTACGTGCCGGTGGGGTCCCGTCGGGCCTCCGGGCACCTGCTCGTGGACCTCGTGTTCACGGCTCTCGACAGCCCCTGGGCGGTGGAGATCATCCGCGGTGTCGTGGACACCGGACTGCACGTCGTGGTCTCGTCCACGGACAAACCCCGTCAGCACACCTCGTGGGCCGCGTCGCTGGTCGAGGCCCGGCGCGCGGGCGCGCTGCTGGTCACCTCCCAGCTGACCGCTGCCGACCGCCGTGTGCTGGCCAACTCCCGCATCCCGGTCGTGGTCATCGATCCGGTCGACCTGCCGCAGCCGAACGTGCCGAGCGTCGGCGCGACGAACTGGGCCGGCGGACTGTCCGCCACCGAACACCTCCTCAGACTGGGCCACCGCCGGGTCGGCGTCATCGGCGGACCGGCCGGGATGCTGTGCAGCCGGGCGCGGGTCGACGGCTACCGCGCCGCGCTGGACCGGGCGGGCATCGCGTTCAACCCCGAACTGGTCAAGCACGGGGACTTCAAGCACGAGGGCGGGTTCCGCCGCGCGGCCGAGCTGCTGGCGTTGCCGGACCGGCCGACGGCGATCTTCGCGGGCAACGACGAGCAGGCGTTGGGCGTGATCGAGGCGGCCCGGATCATCGGGCTTTCGGTGCCGCACGACCTGAGCGTGGTCGGGTTCGACGACCTGCCGGTCGCGGTCTGGTCGTCACCCGCCCTCACCACCGTGCGCCAGCCGCTCACCGAGATGGGCCGCCACGCGGGCCGCATGCTCGCGGACCTGATCGCGGGCCGTCCCGTGGAGACGGAACGGGTGGAACTGGCCACCGAACTCGTCGTCCGATCGTCAACGAAGGAGCCGCCGTGCTGA
- a CDS encoding acetylxylan esterase, whose translation MPWFDLSERELALYRTETAEPDNLDLWWKSRLEEARGGALPPVLTPYAADAYGPLAVWDVEFSGYGGDRVRGWYIRPAGSGVESLPTVVCFIGYGGGRGLPSEHTLLPAAGYAVFVMDTRGQGGRWTVGTTPDSGFAGPEYPGVMTRGIASPETYYVTRLMVDAARAVEVAASLDGVDETRIAVSGGSQGGGLALAAAALNGEAVKVCHADVPFLCDFQRAITITDAEPYSEISKFLAQQVDLIPAALDTLRYVDGALLSRRITATSLLSVGLMDDVCPPSTVYAAYNEITAPKEMVVFPFTGHATPRVHDERKLRHLRANL comes from the coding sequence GTGCCCTGGTTCGACCTCTCCGAGCGGGAGCTCGCGCTTTACCGGACCGAGACCGCCGAGCCGGACAACCTCGACCTCTGGTGGAAGTCACGGCTGGAGGAGGCCCGTGGCGGCGCGCTGCCGCCGGTGCTGACGCCGTACGCGGCCGACGCCTACGGACCGCTGGCGGTGTGGGACGTCGAGTTCTCCGGCTACGGCGGCGACCGGGTGCGCGGGTGGTACATCCGCCCGGCCGGTTCCGGCGTGGAGTCGCTGCCGACCGTCGTCTGCTTCATCGGCTACGGCGGCGGGCGCGGCCTGCCGTCCGAGCACACGTTGCTGCCGGCCGCCGGGTACGCGGTGTTCGTGATGGACACCCGCGGCCAGGGCGGGCGGTGGACGGTGGGCACCACCCCGGACTCCGGGTTCGCGGGCCCCGAGTACCCCGGCGTGATGACGCGCGGCATCGCCTCACCCGAGACGTACTACGTGACCCGCCTGATGGTGGACGCGGCACGTGCCGTGGAGGTGGCCGCCTCGCTGGACGGCGTGGACGAGACCAGGATCGCGGTGTCCGGCGGCAGCCAGGGCGGCGGGTTGGCGCTGGCCGCCGCCGCGCTGAACGGCGAAGCGGTGAAGGTGTGCCACGCCGACGTGCCGTTCCTGTGCGACTTCCAGCGGGCGATCACGATCACCGACGCGGAGCCGTACTCGGAGATCTCCAAGTTCCTGGCGCAGCAGGTGGACCTGATCCCGGCGGCCCTCGACACCCTGCGGTACGTGGACGGCGCGTTGCTGTCCCGCCGGATCACCGCGACCTCATTGCTGAGCGTGGGCCTGATGGACGACGTGTGCCCACCGTCCACTGTGTACGCGGCGTACAACGAGATCACCGCGCCGAAGGAGATGGTGGTGTTCCCGTTCACCGGTCACGCCACGCCGCGGGTGCACGACGAGCGCAAGCTCCGCCACCTTCGGGCGAACCTGTGA
- a CDS encoding cellulase family glycosylhydrolase: MRKRFALAGAAIAALVLSLLTVVPAQAAAGFTVSNGRLLDANGNDFVMRGVNHAHTWYADRTTQALKDIKATGANTVRVVLSSGDRWTLNNAADVTNVITQCKANKLICVMEVHDTTGYQEQSGAISLARAVEYWKSIQSAMAGQEKYVILNIGNEPWGNVGYTGWTQATKDAITSLRAAGFQHTIMVDAPNWGQDWDNTMRANAASVFATDPQKNTVFSIHMYGVYNTAAKVNDYLNAFVAAKLPIVVGEFGHDHSDGNPDEDTIFATTQALKLGYLAWSWSGNGGGVEYLDMVTGFNAAQLTSWGQRAINGANGIKATSRQASVYDSGTGPDITAPSTPGTPAASGVTSTGVTLAWTASSDNVGVTGYDVVRVNGTTETAAASSTTNSATITGLSASTAYTFAVYARDAAGNRSARSGTVTVTTQSGGGTGTCAVTYKVAGQWQGGFQGDVKIANTGTTAVNGWTLRWTWANGQSVSQSWGATTSQSAATLSATNVSYTGNIPVNGSVSFGFIGSWNGTNAAPTSFTLNGASCTTA; the protein is encoded by the coding sequence ATGCGCAAGCGATTCGCCTTGGCCGGCGCCGCCATCGCCGCCTTGGTCCTGTCACTGCTGACCGTGGTGCCGGCGCAAGCCGCGGCCGGGTTCACCGTCAGCAACGGGCGTCTCCTGGACGCCAACGGCAACGACTTCGTCATGCGTGGCGTCAACCACGCGCACACCTGGTACGCCGACCGCACCACCCAGGCCCTCAAGGACATCAAGGCCACGGGTGCGAACACGGTCCGCGTCGTGCTCAGCTCCGGCGACCGGTGGACCCTCAACAACGCCGCCGACGTCACCAACGTCATCACCCAGTGCAAGGCCAACAAGCTCATCTGCGTGATGGAGGTGCACGACACCACCGGCTACCAGGAGCAGAGCGGCGCCATCAGCCTGGCCCGCGCGGTCGAGTACTGGAAGAGCATCCAGAGCGCGATGGCCGGCCAGGAGAAGTACGTCATCCTCAACATCGGCAACGAGCCGTGGGGCAACGTCGGTTACACCGGGTGGACCCAGGCCACCAAGGACGCCATCACGTCCCTGCGCGCCGCGGGCTTCCAGCACACGATCATGGTGGACGCGCCGAACTGGGGCCAGGACTGGGACAACACCATGCGCGCCAACGCCGCCTCGGTCTTCGCCACGGACCCGCAGAAGAACACGGTGTTCTCCATCCACATGTACGGCGTGTACAACACGGCCGCCAAGGTCAACGACTACCTGAACGCGTTCGTCGCGGCGAAGCTGCCGATCGTGGTCGGCGAGTTCGGGCACGACCACTCCGACGGCAACCCGGACGAGGACACGATCTTCGCCACCACGCAGGCGCTCAAGCTGGGCTACCTGGCGTGGTCGTGGTCCGGCAACGGCGGCGGCGTCGAGTACCTCGACATGGTCACCGGCTTCAACGCCGCCCAGCTGACGAGTTGGGGTCAGCGCGCGATCAACGGCGCGAACGGCATCAAGGCCACCTCCCGCCAGGCCAGCGTCTACGACAGCGGCACCGGCCCGGACATCACCGCGCCGTCCACCCCCGGCACCCCGGCCGCGTCCGGCGTCACGTCCACCGGCGTCACCCTGGCCTGGACCGCGTCCTCCGACAACGTCGGCGTCACCGGCTACGACGTGGTGCGCGTCAACGGCACCACGGAGACCGCGGCGGCGAGCTCCACCACCAACAGCGCGACCATCACCGGCCTCTCGGCGAGCACGGCGTACACGTTCGCCGTCTACGCCCGTGACGCGGCGGGCAACCGGTCCGCCCGTTCCGGCACGGTCACCGTGACCACCCAGTCCGGCGGCGGCACGGGCACCTGCGCGGTCACCTACAAGGTCGCCGGCCAGTGGCAGGGCGGCTTCCAGGGCGACGTCAAGATCGCCAACACCGGCACCACCGCGGTGAACGGCTGGACGCTCCGCTGGACGTGGGCCAACGGCCAGTCCGTCAGCCAGTCCTGGGGCGCCACCACGAGCCAGTCCGCCGCCACGCTGAGCGCGACCAACGTGTCCTACACCGGCAACATCCCGGTGAACGGCTCGGTCAGCTTCGGCTTCATCGGCTCGTGGAACGGCACCAACGCGGCGCCCACGTCGTTCACCCTCAACGGCGCAAGCTGCACCACCGCCTAG
- a CDS encoding extracellular solute-binding protein — protein MSRRSWVRPLIAMGLVAVTAVVSACGTSGPGETSGGALKIWALEDPVLNKIEQKSIDSFKAGGGDASLETFGNDPYKQRLRVAIGSPQAPDLFFNWGGGNLKEYVDAGKVADLTSVLDENKAAKEKFIPSVLDGAKLDGKNYGVPMRGMQPVLLFFNKKVFTEAGAQPPKTWDELLTLVDTFKAKGITPIALAGTQAWTELMWAEYVLDRFAGHEVFKTIRDKGPEGWKDPAVVGAMTKLKELIDRGGFGNAFASVGYDAGGASTILAQGKAAMHLMGSWEYTNQLDQSPDFVKNGDLGWIEFPSIPGGKGDPSNLVGNVSNFYSATADSKNLDAAKKFVTTTLHEDSYIEALIEAGDVPPVVGAEEKLKKSAHPDYASDIYKMVLDSKNFQLSWDQDLPADKATFMLTQLQEFFLGTVSPQQFVDAVAAR, from the coding sequence ATGTCCCGCCGTTCATGGGTGCGTCCCCTCATCGCGATGGGGCTCGTCGCCGTGACAGCAGTGGTGTCCGCGTGTGGTACGTCCGGTCCGGGCGAGACCAGCGGTGGCGCCCTGAAGATCTGGGCCCTCGAGGACCCGGTCCTCAACAAGATCGAGCAGAAGTCGATCGACTCGTTCAAGGCGGGTGGCGGTGACGCCTCCCTCGAGACGTTCGGCAACGACCCCTACAAGCAGCGGCTGCGGGTGGCCATCGGCTCGCCCCAGGCCCCCGACCTGTTCTTCAACTGGGGTGGCGGCAACCTCAAGGAGTACGTCGACGCCGGCAAGGTCGCCGACCTGACCTCCGTGCTGGACGAGAACAAGGCCGCCAAGGAGAAGTTCATCCCCAGCGTCCTCGACGGCGCGAAGCTCGACGGCAAGAACTACGGCGTCCCGATGCGGGGCATGCAGCCGGTCCTGCTGTTCTTCAACAAGAAGGTCTTCACCGAGGCCGGCGCGCAGCCGCCGAAGACGTGGGACGAGCTGCTCACCCTGGTCGACACCTTCAAGGCGAAGGGCATCACGCCCATCGCCCTGGCCGGCACCCAGGCGTGGACCGAGCTGATGTGGGCCGAGTACGTGCTCGACCGCTTCGCGGGCCACGAGGTGTTCAAGACCATCCGGGACAAGGGCCCCGAGGGCTGGAAGGACCCGGCCGTGGTCGGGGCCATGACCAAGCTCAAGGAGCTCATCGACCGCGGTGGCTTCGGCAACGCGTTCGCGTCCGTGGGCTACGACGCCGGTGGCGCGTCGACGATCCTCGCCCAGGGCAAGGCCGCCATGCACCTCATGGGTTCGTGGGAGTACACCAACCAGCTGGACCAGAGCCCGGACTTCGTGAAGAACGGCGACCTGGGCTGGATCGAGTTCCCGTCGATCCCCGGCGGCAAGGGCGACCCGTCCAACCTGGTCGGCAACGTGAGCAACTTCTACTCCGCCACGGCGGACTCGAAGAACCTGGACGCGGCGAAGAAGTTCGTCACGACCACGCTCCACGAGGACTCCTACATCGAGGCCCTGATCGAGGCCGGTGACGTCCCGCCGGTGGTGGGCGCCGAGGAGAAGCTCAAGAAGTCCGCGCACCCGGACTACGCGTCCGACATCTACAAGATGGTGCTGGACTCGAAGAACTTCCAGCTGTCCTGGGACCAGGACCTGCCGGCTGACAAGGCCACGTTCATGCTGACCCAGCTCCAGGAGTTCTTCCTGGGCACGGTCTCGCCGCAGCAGTTCGTCGACGCGGTGGCCGCGCGCTGA
- a CDS encoding LacI family DNA-binding transcriptional regulator: MGAKRPTISDIAKAAGVSTGAVSYALNNRPGVSEPTRRRIMEIADRLGWVPSSAARSLSDGRANAIGLVVDRPARVIGVEPYFMQLISGIQGALAGGPTSLLLQVTDNADAELAAYRRWWGERRVDGVLLVDLVQNDPRVELVRELRLPAVVLGEPVVPDLPCVWTDDEMAVAEVLEYLVALGHRRVVRVAGPTKFVHTQTRSRAFTEAAARLGLTEARVVHADYSDEAAARVTRRVLTSGTPPTALVFDNDVMAVSALGVAHELGLTVPDQLSLVAWDDSALCRLVRPALSAVRRPIAERGAAAVRLLLDVIGGGPAEQVKTSDPELVPRSSTAHPPPS; this comes from the coding sequence GTGGGAGCCAAGCGTCCGACGATCTCGGACATCGCCAAGGCCGCGGGCGTGTCCACCGGAGCGGTGTCCTACGCGCTCAACAACCGGCCGGGCGTCTCGGAACCGACCCGCCGTCGGATCATGGAGATCGCGGACCGGCTCGGTTGGGTGCCCAGCAGCGCCGCCCGTTCGCTGAGCGACGGGCGTGCGAACGCGATCGGGCTGGTGGTGGACCGGCCCGCGCGGGTGATCGGCGTCGAGCCGTACTTCATGCAGCTCATCTCGGGGATCCAGGGCGCGTTGGCGGGTGGGCCGACGTCGTTGTTGTTGCAGGTCACGGACAACGCGGACGCCGAGCTGGCGGCGTACCGGCGGTGGTGGGGCGAGCGTCGGGTGGACGGCGTGCTGCTGGTCGACCTGGTGCAGAACGACCCCCGGGTGGAGCTCGTGCGTGAGCTCCGTCTGCCCGCTGTCGTGTTGGGTGAGCCCGTCGTGCCGGACCTGCCTTGTGTGTGGACCGACGACGAGATGGCCGTGGCGGAGGTCTTGGAGTACCTGGTGGCGTTGGGTCACCGCCGGGTGGTCCGGGTGGCCGGGCCGACCAAGTTCGTGCACACCCAGACGCGCTCGCGTGCGTTCACCGAGGCCGCCGCCCGGCTCGGCCTGACCGAGGCCCGCGTGGTGCACGCCGACTACTCCGACGAGGCCGCCGCCCGCGTCACCCGGCGCGTGCTGACCAGCGGGACGCCTCCGACCGCGCTGGTTTTCGACAACGACGTGATGGCCGTGTCCGCGTTGGGCGTGGCGCACGAACTGGGCCTGACCGTCCCCGACCAGCTCTCTTTGGTCGCGTGGGACGACTCCGCCCTCTGCCGCCTGGTCCGCCCGGCCCTGTCGGCGGTCCGCCGCCCGATCGCCGAACGCGGCGCCGCCGCCGTCCGCCTCCTCTTGGACGTCATCGGCGGCGGCCCCGCCGAACAGGTCAAGACCTCGGACCCCGAGCTGGTCCCCCGCTCCAGCACCGCCCACCCCCCACCCTCTTAA
- a CDS encoding beta-xylosidase/alpha-l-arabinosidase — protein MLNIWADPGKPTGERVAALLAELTLEEKLAQLVGVWVGVSETDQEVAPAQHEFAEPLPPWDELTKPGLGQLTRVFGTGPIDPLVGAKVLAETQRKLVANTRFGIPAMAHEECLAGFTAWQATVFPIPLAWGASFDPVTVERMAREVGLVMRDVGVHQGLAPVLDVSRDPRWGRTEETIGEDPYLVGLLGAAYTKGLESSGIVATLKHFAGYSASRGGRNHAPVHMGPREFADVVLPPFEMALRLGGARSVMHSYAEVDGVPPASDESLLTDLLRGQWGFEGVVVADYFGVSFLETSHAIAGSPGEAAALALAAGVDVELPSVRCYGEPLAELVRSGQVEEALVDRAVVRVLTQKCELGLLDEGWAPESPAVLRGEPVDLDPPALRDLARTMAERSVVLLDNAAGVLPLRDAGKLAVVGPCADDLLALMGCYAFPNHVGVQHPEIPLGVEMDTMVQAVLKEFPAATVTNAKGCEVDGDDRSAIEDAVAIARDADVVLAVLGDRAGLFGRGTSGEGCDAEDLSLPGVQGDLLEALLALDVPVVLVMLSGRPYALGPYQPAAVVQAFFPGEEGAGAVAGVLSGRVNPSGKLPVQVPRGSGGQPTTYLHPPLGGPGGVSSVDPSPAFPFGHGLSYTTFELSDFTAGDEFPSDGEVEVSCLVRNTGDRAGAEVVQLYLNDPVARVTRPVRQLVGFARIDLEPGEAAEVAFRLHADRTSFTGRDGKRVVETGEIVLQVGCSSTDIRWKQSVRLTGESRIVGYDRVLVTPVSVTSPVPTRR, from the coding sequence GTGCTGAACATCTGGGCCGATCCCGGAAAGCCGACCGGTGAGCGGGTCGCCGCCTTGCTGGCCGAGCTGACCCTGGAGGAGAAGCTGGCCCAGCTGGTCGGGGTGTGGGTGGGTGTGTCGGAGACCGACCAGGAGGTCGCTCCCGCGCAGCACGAGTTCGCCGAGCCGCTGCCGCCGTGGGACGAGTTGACCAAGCCTGGCCTCGGCCAGCTGACCCGCGTGTTCGGCACGGGGCCGATCGACCCGTTGGTCGGCGCGAAGGTGCTGGCCGAGACGCAGCGCAAGCTGGTCGCGAACACCCGCTTCGGCATCCCCGCCATGGCGCACGAGGAATGCCTGGCCGGCTTCACCGCCTGGCAGGCCACCGTCTTTCCCATCCCCCTCGCGTGGGGCGCCTCGTTCGACCCGGTGACGGTCGAGCGGATGGCACGCGAGGTCGGTCTCGTGATGCGCGACGTCGGCGTCCACCAGGGATTGGCGCCGGTGTTGGACGTGTCGCGCGACCCGCGGTGGGGGCGCACCGAGGAGACCATCGGTGAGGACCCGTACCTCGTCGGCCTCCTCGGTGCGGCGTACACCAAGGGCTTGGAGTCCAGCGGGATCGTCGCCACCCTGAAGCACTTCGCGGGCTACTCGGCCTCGCGCGGTGGGCGCAACCACGCGCCGGTGCACATGGGCCCGCGCGAGTTCGCGGACGTGGTGCTGCCGCCGTTCGAGATGGCTTTGCGGCTGGGTGGCGCACGGTCGGTCATGCACTCGTACGCCGAGGTGGACGGCGTGCCGCCGGCTTCCGACGAGTCCCTGCTCACCGATCTGCTGCGCGGCCAGTGGGGCTTCGAGGGCGTGGTGGTCGCGGACTACTTCGGGGTGTCGTTCCTGGAGACCTCGCACGCCATCGCGGGCTCGCCGGGTGAGGCCGCCGCGTTGGCGCTGGCCGCCGGTGTGGACGTGGAGCTGCCCAGCGTGCGCTGCTACGGCGAACCGCTCGCGGAGCTGGTGCGGTCCGGTCAGGTGGAAGAAGCGCTGGTCGACCGCGCGGTGGTCCGCGTGCTGACGCAGAAGTGCGAGCTGGGCCTGCTGGACGAGGGCTGGGCGCCCGAGTCGCCCGCCGTGCTGCGCGGCGAGCCGGTCGACCTGGACCCGCCGGCGCTGCGCGACCTGGCCCGCACGATGGCCGAGCGTTCCGTGGTGCTGCTGGACAACGCCGCCGGCGTGCTGCCGCTGCGTGACGCGGGCAAGCTCGCCGTGGTCGGACCGTGCGCTGACGACCTGCTGGCGCTGATGGGGTGCTACGCCTTCCCGAACCACGTGGGCGTGCAGCACCCCGAGATTCCGCTGGGTGTCGAGATGGACACGATGGTGCAGGCCGTGCTGAAGGAGTTCCCGGCCGCGACCGTCACCAACGCCAAGGGCTGCGAGGTCGACGGCGACGACCGGTCCGCCATCGAGGACGCGGTGGCCATCGCGCGCGACGCCGACGTGGTGCTCGCCGTGCTGGGCGACCGGGCCGGGCTGTTCGGCCGCGGCACGTCCGGTGAGGGCTGCGACGCCGAGGACCTGTCCCTGCCCGGTGTGCAGGGCGACCTGCTGGAGGCGTTGCTGGCGCTGGACGTGCCGGTGGTGCTGGTCATGCTGAGCGGTCGTCCCTACGCGCTCGGCCCGTACCAGCCGGCCGCCGTGGTCCAGGCGTTCTTCCCGGGTGAAGAAGGCGCGGGCGCGGTCGCGGGCGTGCTGAGCGGACGCGTGAACCCGTCCGGCAAGCTGCCCGTGCAGGTGCCGCGCGGTTCCGGCGGCCAGCCGACCACCTACCTGCACCCGCCGCTCGGCGGTCCGGGCGGGGTCAGCTCGGTCGACCCGTCGCCCGCGTTCCCGTTCGGGCACGGCCTGTCCTACACGACGTTCGAGCTGTCCGACTTCACCGCGGGCGACGAGTTCCCGTCCGACGGCGAGGTCGAGGTGTCGTGCCTGGTGCGCAACACCGGTGACCGGGCCGGCGCCGAGGTCGTCCAGCTCTACCTGAACGACCCGGTCGCCCGTGTCACCCGGCCGGTGCGTCAGCTCGTCGGTTTCGCGCGGATCGACCTGGAGCCGGGTGAGGCCGCCGAGGTGGCGTTCCGGCTGCACGCCGACCGCACGTCGTTCACCGGCCGCGACGGCAAGCGCGTGGTCGAGACGGGCGAGATCGTGCTCCAGGTCGGCTGCTCCAGCACGGACATCCGCTGGAAGCAGTCCGTGCGGCTGACCGGGGAGAGCAGGATCGTCGGCTACGACCGGGTGCTGGTGACCCCCGTGAGCGTCACGTCACCGGTGCCGACGCGCCGATGA